CGAGTCTCCCCAAGACGCCCTGCAGGCGGGCTTGGCTAAGCTGCATCGGCGCGGTTTATCGCCGCGCTCTTTAGCCTTGTCTTTGTCTGCCCTGCGGCAGTTTTTTGATTTTCTGCTGCGTGAAGGGGATATCAAGGCCAATCCTGCCCGGCAATTACATGCGCCGAAACAGCCCAAACCATTACCGAAAAATATCGATGCCGATGCCATTAATGCCCTGTTGACGCCGGTTGGCGATGAGCCGTTGGCGATCAGGGATAATGCCGTGATGGAGCTGTTTTATTCTTCTGGCCTGCGTTTAGCGGAATTAGCGGCCTTGGACATTAAAGATGTGGATATTGCTGAGCGCCAAGTGCGGGTGATGGGCAAAGGCAGCCGTGAGCGCATTGTACCTGTGGGGCGTAAAGCGCTGGACGCAATACAACATTGGCTGACATGCCGGGCGCTGTTTCCTTACCAGGATGATGCGCTGTTTGTCGCTAAAACCGGCGCCAGATTGTCCCATCGCAGTATTCAGGCCAGAATGGATAAATGGGGACGGCAGTTGGGGCTTAATGTACGGCT
This region of Shewanella sp. NFH-SH190041 genomic DNA includes:
- the xerC gene encoding tyrosine recombinase XerC, yielding METALTAQDQLAFERFRCHLLSERQLSALTVRNYLFELHRFAQLQPGVCLCESPQDALQAGLAKLHRRGLSPRSLALSLSALRQFFDFLLREGDIKANPARQLHAPKQPKPLPKNIDADAINALLTPVGDEPLAIRDNAVMELFYSSGLRLAELAALDIKDVDIAERQVRVMGKGSRERIVPVGRKALDAIQHWLTCRALFPYQDDALFVAKTGARLSHRSIQARMDKWGRQLGLNVRLHPHKLRHSFATHMLESSGDLRAVQELLGHADLATTQIYTSLDFQHLASVYDSAHPRAKKGQK